In one Heteronotia binoei isolate CCM8104 ecotype False Entrance Well chromosome 1, APGP_CSIRO_Hbin_v1, whole genome shotgun sequence genomic region, the following are encoded:
- the LOC132567534 gene encoding serine/threonine-protein kinase Nek3-like, with translation MDEYIVQSVLGEGSFGRVLLVHHKNRSQKYAMKEIRLPKSNTQKSWNESILLAKMKHPNIVTYKESFEVDGHLYIVMEYCDDGDLLQKIKQQKGKLFPEDMILNWFAQICLGVKYIHDRHVLHRDIKSKNMLLTQNGKVKLGDFGSALLLASPKAYACSYVGTPYYVPPEIWENEPYNNKSDIWSLGCILYELCTLKHPFQASSWKHLILKICKGYYSPLPSHYTYELHYLIKQMFKKNPRNRPSASTILNRNCLAKLIRSFDPVEVMEGKYTRLKSGCSERGLVSKGFSEMGLEKTGKCEIPSKAALPSPHRRQWEKGRSSTLVSILNEAPLLSSSVTTKEDASGQVRKYGENITRKQWTKEPPETVLNILHNADISLAFKTYTICKAASDDLLRGPLTEETKASDEIDGEIMMEDPERLESRSDEEDTDFEAEDDPDWVFELKRMMNMES, from the exons ATGGATGAGTATATAGTCCAGTCAGTGCTTGGAGAAGGATCATTTGGGAGAGTTCTTCTGGTCCATCATAAGAACAGAAGCCAGAAATATGCAATGAAGGAAATAAGACTTCCCAAG TCAAATACACAGAAATCTTGGAATGAATCTATTCTGTTAGCTAAAATGAAACACCCAAATATTGTCACTTACAAGGAATCATTTGAAG TTGATGGACACCTGTACATAGTGATGGAATACTGTGAtgatggagatctcctgcaaaAGATTAAGCAGCAAAAAGGAAAACTGTTTCCAGAAGATATG ATACTTAATTGGTTTGCACAGATATGTCTGGGAGTGAAGTATATTCATGACAGGCATGTATTGCACAGAGACATCAAATCAAAG AATATGCTTCTCACACAAAATGGAAAAGTAAAACTGGGAGATTTTGGATCTGCGCTTCTTCTTGCCAG CCCAAAGGCATATGCTTGTTCCTATGTGGGAACCCCTTATTACGTGCCTCCTGAGATATGGGAGAATGAGCCTTACAACAATAAAAG TGATATATGGTCTCTGGGATGCATTTTATATGAGCTGTGCACTCTTAAGCATCCG TTTCAGGCCAGTAGCTGGAAACATCTCATTCTTAAGATATGTAAAGGATACTACAGCCCACTTCCATCCCACTATACTTATGAACTTCACTATTTGATAAAGCAAATGTTTAAGAAGAATCCCAGGAACCGCCCATCTGCTAGTACAATCCTTAACAGAAACTGCTTGGCAAAGCTTATCAGAAGTTTTGATCCAGTAGAGGTAATG gaaggaaaatatacaaGATTGAAATCTGGCTGTTCAGAACGGGGGCTCGTTTCCAAGGGATTCAGTGAAATGGGATTGGAAAAAACAG GGAAATGTGAAATCCCCTCAAAGGCTGCTTTACCAAGCCCCCACAGGCGACAGTGGGAAAAGGGAAGATCCAGTACTTTGGTTAGCATCCTGAACGAGGCACCTCTGCTTTCTTCCAGTGTTACAACCAAAGAGGATGCAA GTGGTCAGGTGAGAAAATATGGTGAAAATATCACACGTAAGCAGTGGACCAAGGAACCTCCTGAAACTGTATTGAATATTCTCCACAACGCTGATATCAGTTTAGCTTTTAAAACATACACCATCTGCAAAGCAG CCTCAGATGATCTGTTGAGAGGACCACTTACTGAAGAAACCAAAGCATCTGATGAAATAGATGGTGAAATTATGATGGAAGATCCTGAGAGACTTGAATCAAGATCTGATGAGGAAGACAC GGACTTTGAAGCAGAAGATGATCCGGACTGGGTTTTTGAACTTAAAAGAATGATGAATATGGAGTCATAG